One genomic segment of Catalinimonas alkaloidigena includes these proteins:
- the alaS gene encoding alanine--tRNA ligase has translation MNSQEIRTTFIQFFESKKHQFVPSAPIVTKNDPTLMFTNAGMNQFKDYFLGNKPAPNTRVANSQKCLRVSGKHNDLEEVGIDTYHHTMFEMLGNWSFGDYFKKEAISWAWELLTEVYKLPKDRLYVTVFGGDKGDNLPVDQEAYDHWKNIIEESRILYGNKKDNFWEMGDTGPCGPCSEIHIDLRSQKEVDQTPGKALVNQDHPLVVEIWNLVFMQFNRQASGELKPLPAKHVDTGMGFERLAMAIQKAASTYDTDIFTPLITQVSVWAGVKYGEKKETDIALRVIVDHIRAISFAIADGQLPSNNKAGYVIRRILRRAVRYGYTFLNFKEPFLYRLLPTLSEQFADIFPELPAQNDFVAKVIQEEEASFLRTLEIGLRKLDQIKQEYGEQKIIPGAVAFELYDTYGFPLDLTALIARESGLSVDEKGFQQEMEKQKKRSKGAATVDTGDWVTLLDEDEITFVGYDSLLTEAQIVRYRQLKEKNKTYYQLVLNRTPFYPEGGGQVGDTGYLEADGKKTYIIDTKKENDLIIHYAKELPEDVNATFQCVVNEEKRLLTMNNHSATHLLHAALKQVLGDHVQQKGSLVNDHLLRFDFSHFARMSEEEIRRVEHIVNQKIRANIALEEMRNVPMAEAKEMGATALFGEKYGDFVRVIAFDRNYSLELCGGTHVPSTGNIGLFKIVSESSISAGVRRLEAISADAAEAYVYEQEDLMKEIKETLKNPANLKKAVETLVNERNQLQKEIESLQQKEALNAKDSIINKAYQLGEIKVIVDKVSLPNADMLKKLSFDIKNQLSNLILVLAADVDGKPQIAMSIDESLIKAHNLHAGNMVRELAKNIKGGGGGQPFFATAGGKDVSGLDNVLTEAKKMIEEKINKL, from the coding sequence ATGAATTCTCAGGAAATCAGAACAACATTCATACAATTTTTTGAAAGTAAAAAACATCAGTTTGTACCATCTGCCCCTATCGTAACAAAAAACGACCCAACTCTTATGTTTACGAATGCGGGCATGAACCAGTTTAAAGACTACTTTTTAGGCAACAAACCCGCACCAAACACTCGAGTTGCAAACAGTCAAAAGTGTTTAAGAGTTTCAGGTAAGCACAATGACCTGGAAGAGGTAGGCATAGATACTTACCATCATACCATGTTTGAGATGTTAGGAAACTGGTCTTTCGGAGACTATTTCAAGAAAGAAGCGATCTCATGGGCCTGGGAACTGCTGACAGAAGTCTATAAGCTCCCTAAAGACCGCTTATATGTCACTGTATTTGGTGGAGATAAAGGTGATAACTTACCCGTTGACCAGGAAGCTTATGACCACTGGAAGAATATCATTGAAGAGAGCCGTATTCTATATGGAAACAAGAAAGACAACTTCTGGGAGATGGGTGATACCGGACCCTGTGGTCCCTGCTCCGAAATTCATATTGACCTTCGCTCTCAAAAAGAAGTGGATCAAACTCCGGGTAAAGCGCTGGTCAATCAGGACCATCCGCTGGTAGTAGAGATATGGAACCTGGTATTTATGCAGTTCAACAGGCAGGCTTCGGGTGAACTCAAACCCCTGCCTGCCAAGCATGTAGATACCGGAATGGGCTTTGAACGTTTGGCTATGGCCATACAAAAAGCAGCTTCTACCTATGATACCGATATTTTTACGCCCCTGATTACGCAGGTGTCCGTTTGGGCAGGCGTAAAGTATGGAGAAAAGAAAGAAACAGATATCGCCCTCAGAGTGATCGTTGATCATATCCGCGCTATTTCTTTCGCTATCGCTGACGGGCAACTGCCTTCCAATAACAAAGCAGGCTATGTAATTCGTCGTATCTTGCGAAGAGCTGTCAGATACGGTTATACTTTTCTGAATTTCAAAGAGCCTTTTCTTTATCGCCTGCTTCCTACTCTTTCTGAACAGTTCGCAGATATTTTTCCCGAACTGCCCGCACAAAATGACTTTGTGGCCAAAGTAATACAAGAGGAAGAAGCTTCTTTCTTAAGAACACTGGAAATAGGTTTACGCAAGCTGGACCAGATCAAGCAGGAATATGGTGAGCAGAAAATAATTCCCGGAGCAGTAGCCTTTGAATTGTATGACACTTATGGCTTTCCGCTGGACCTTACGGCTCTGATTGCCAGAGAAAGTGGCCTTTCAGTTGATGAAAAGGGTTTCCAGCAGGAAATGGAGAAACAGAAAAAGCGTTCTAAAGGGGCCGCTACAGTAGACACTGGCGACTGGGTCACCCTCCTGGATGAAGACGAGATAACGTTTGTAGGCTATGATAGCTTGCTTACTGAAGCACAGATTGTTCGTTACCGTCAGCTTAAAGAAAAGAATAAGACTTATTACCAACTTGTCCTGAACCGTACACCTTTCTACCCTGAAGGCGGTGGACAGGTGGGAGATACTGGCTACTTAGAGGCAGATGGCAAAAAGACTTATATCATAGATACCAAAAAGGAAAATGACCTGATCATCCACTATGCCAAGGAACTGCCGGAAGATGTCAACGCTACTTTTCAATGTGTAGTCAACGAGGAAAAGCGCCTGCTTACTATGAATAACCACAGTGCTACGCACTTGCTGCATGCAGCGCTTAAACAGGTGCTGGGAGATCATGTACAACAGAAGGGATCACTGGTTAACGACCACCTGCTGAGATTTGATTTTTCTCACTTTGCCAGGATGAGTGAGGAGGAAATCAGAAGGGTAGAACATATTGTGAATCAAAAGATACGCGCTAACATTGCTTTGGAAGAAATGCGTAATGTCCCTATGGCCGAAGCCAAAGAGATGGGAGCGACAGCATTATTTGGTGAGAAATACGGTGATTTTGTACGTGTGATTGCTTTTGACAGAAACTATTCCCTTGAGCTCTGCGGAGGTACACATGTGCCCTCTACTGGAAATATAGGCTTGTTTAAGATTGTATCAGAAAGCTCTATATCAGCCGGTGTAAGGAGGCTTGAAGCAATATCCGCTGATGCCGCTGAGGCTTATGTATATGAGCAGGAAGATTTGATGAAAGAAATCAAAGAAACCCTGAAAAACCCTGCTAATCTTAAAAAGGCGGTTGAAACGCTGGTAAATGAACGCAACCAGTTACAGAAAGAGATAGAAAGCTTACAGCAAAAAGAAGCATTAAACGCTAAGGACAGCATTATCAATAAGGCTTACCAGCTTGGCGAGATAAAAGTGATTGTGGATAAAGTATCTTTACCTAATGCGGATATGCTCAAAAAGCTAAGCTTTGATATTAAGAATCAACTGAGTAATCTAATCCTCGTATTGGCTGCTGATGTTGATGGCAAGCCTCAGATCGCTATGTCTATTGATGAATCGCTTATTAAAGCGCACAATTTACATGCAGGAAATATGGTGCGGGAGCTAGCTAAGAATATCAAAGGGGGCGGCGGTGGTCAACCTTTCTTCGCAACAGCCGGGGGAAAAGATGTCAGTGGATTAGATAATGTACTGACGGAAGCTAAAAAAATGATTGAGGAAAAAATAAATAAACTTTAA
- a CDS encoding aminotransferase class I/II-fold pyridoxal phosphate-dependent enzyme, whose amino-acid sequence MDLFKKFTVDMGPLGRHAGVEEGYFMFPKLEGDIAPHMKFRGREVLTWSLNSYLGLANHPEVRKVDREAAEKWGMAYPMGARIMSGNTEKHDELERNLATFVKKESAMLLNYGYQGILSIIDALVDRKDIIVYDAESHACIIDGVRLHMGKRFVYPNNDIKNLEKQLARATKLAKETGGGILVITEGVFGMSGNMGALKEIVDLKEKYEFRLLVDDAHGFGTMGPNGSGAGEEQGVQEGIDLYFSTFAKAMASIGAFVAGDEQVIRYLRYNTRSQIFAKSLPMVLVEGGLKRLEMLKTMPELRENLWTVVNALQNGLKERGFNIGTTQTPVTPVILSGGVGEAAALAYDLRENFAIFCSVVIYPVVPKDVIMLRLIPTSAHTVEDVEVTIKAFEAVKHKLESGVYKKGELAAAFQ is encoded by the coding sequence GTGGATTTATTCAAGAAATTTACGGTTGACATGGGGCCTTTGGGCAGACATGCAGGAGTAGAAGAGGGCTATTTTATGTTCCCCAAATTAGAGGGGGATATTGCGCCCCACATGAAGTTCAGAGGTCGCGAAGTCTTGACCTGGAGTCTTAACAGTTACCTAGGACTAGCCAACCACCCCGAAGTTAGAAAAGTCGACAGAGAAGCCGCTGAAAAGTGGGGAATGGCCTACCCGATGGGAGCCAGAATCATGTCGGGAAACACAGAAAAACATGATGAGTTAGAGAGGAATCTGGCCACTTTTGTGAAGAAAGAAAGTGCTATGTTGCTCAATTATGGATATCAGGGTATTTTATCTATTATAGATGCTTTGGTAGACCGTAAAGACATTATTGTGTATGATGCGGAATCTCATGCCTGTATTATTGATGGAGTGAGGTTACACATGGGTAAACGCTTTGTATACCCTAACAACGATATCAAAAACCTTGAAAAGCAACTAGCGCGTGCTACTAAGCTTGCCAAGGAAACCGGTGGGGGTATTCTCGTGATTACCGAAGGTGTATTCGGTATGTCGGGAAATATGGGAGCCCTGAAAGAAATTGTAGACCTGAAAGAAAAATATGAGTTCCGCCTTTTGGTAGATGATGCTCATGGGTTCGGCACGATGGGCCCCAACGGCTCAGGAGCTGGAGAAGAGCAAGGTGTACAGGAGGGTATAGACTTATACTTCTCTACCTTCGCAAAAGCTATGGCTAGCATTGGTGCTTTTGTAGCTGGCGACGAGCAGGTAATTCGTTATTTGCGCTATAATACACGTTCGCAGATATTTGCTAAGTCATTGCCTATGGTACTGGTAGAAGGTGGCCTCAAGCGTCTTGAAATGCTTAAGACTATGCCGGAATTGCGTGAAAACCTTTGGACAGTCGTCAATGCATTACAAAATGGCCTAAAAGAACGTGGTTTTAATATTGGAACTACGCAGACTCCTGTTACCCCGGTAATTCTGAGTGGTGGAGTAGGAGAGGCTGCCGCATTGGCATATGACCTAAGAGAAAATTTCGCTATTTTCTGCTCCGTGGTGATTTACCCGGTAGTACCTAAAGATGTGATAATGTTGCGCTTGATTCCTACCTCCGCACATACAGTAGAAGATGTGGAAGTAACCATAAAAGCATTTGAAGCAGTAAAACATAAATTGGAATCCGGCGTTTACAAAAAAGGTGAGCTGGCGGCAGCTTTCCAATAA
- the accC gene encoding acetyl-CoA carboxylase biotin carboxylase subunit, with the protein MPEIKKLLVANRGEIALRIMRTAREEGIPTVAIFSEADQHSPHVLYADEAVCVGPPQSSQSYLKIDNIIDACKQTGANAIHPGYGFLSENAAFAQRVADEDLIFVGPTPYAIETMGSKLAAKAAVKKYGVPLVPGTDQPVTDIDEAKAAAKEIGYPILIKASAGGGGKGMRIVEKEKDFEEQMERAVSEATSAFGDGSVFIEKFIVGPKHIEIQILGDQHGNILHLFERECSIQRRYQKVIEEAPSPIMTESVRQAMGKAAIGVAKACDYVGAGTVEFVMGQDMQFYFLEMNTRLQVEHPVTEMISGIDLVKQQLLIAQGKAISYRQEDLSINGHAIEIRVYAEDPANNFLPDTGKLQTYRRPQGPGIRVDDGFEEGMQIPVYYDPMIAKLIVHAEDRDTAIRRMLRAIHEYEITGVATTLDFCRFVMQHEAFTSGRFDTKFVDQYFDVEQFTELKKDETLEKVAAFVASHLYQQKNHQPVRPTPASGNNQHAWKQRRFS; encoded by the coding sequence ATGCCTGAAATTAAAAAACTACTTGTAGCCAATCGGGGCGAGATTGCTTTAAGAATTATGCGTACTGCACGGGAAGAAGGGATTCCTACGGTAGCTATTTTTAGCGAAGCTGACCAGCACTCTCCTCACGTTCTCTATGCTGATGAAGCCGTCTGTGTAGGTCCTCCACAGTCTTCTCAATCTTATCTGAAAATAGACAACATCATTGATGCCTGTAAGCAGACTGGTGCCAATGCTATTCATCCTGGCTATGGTTTTCTCTCAGAGAATGCTGCTTTTGCCCAGCGTGTCGCGGATGAAGATCTTATCTTTGTAGGCCCTACACCCTATGCTATTGAGACGATGGGCAGCAAACTCGCTGCCAAAGCAGCAGTAAAAAAGTATGGCGTTCCCCTTGTTCCGGGTACTGACCAACCCGTTACTGATATCGATGAAGCTAAAGCTGCCGCTAAAGAAATAGGCTACCCTATTTTGATCAAAGCCAGTGCGGGCGGTGGTGGAAAAGGGATGCGCATCGTTGAAAAAGAAAAGGATTTTGAAGAGCAAATGGAAAGGGCTGTCAGTGAAGCTACTTCCGCTTTTGGAGATGGCTCTGTGTTTATTGAGAAGTTTATTGTAGGCCCAAAACATATTGAAATCCAGATACTTGGTGACCAGCATGGAAACATTCTTCACCTTTTTGAAAGAGAGTGCTCTATCCAAAGACGTTACCAAAAAGTAATAGAAGAAGCACCCTCTCCTATCATGACAGAAAGTGTACGCCAAGCTATGGGTAAAGCCGCGATTGGCGTAGCCAAAGCCTGTGATTATGTGGGTGCCGGTACTGTCGAGTTTGTCATGGGACAAGACATGCAGTTCTATTTTCTGGAGATGAACACCCGCCTTCAGGTGGAACATCCGGTTACCGAAATGATCAGTGGGATTGACCTGGTCAAACAACAGTTACTGATTGCCCAGGGAAAGGCTATCTCTTACCGGCAGGAAGATTTATCCATCAATGGCCATGCCATTGAAATAAGAGTGTATGCGGAAGACCCTGCCAATAACTTTTTACCTGATACAGGAAAACTACAAACTTACCGCCGCCCCCAGGGCCCAGGCATCCGGGTAGATGATGGGTTTGAGGAAGGCATGCAAATTCCTGTGTACTATGATCCGATGATCGCTAAGCTCATCGTCCATGCGGAAGATCGTGACACAGCTATCCGCAGAATGCTCAGGGCTATCCATGAGTATGAGATTACGGGCGTAGCAACTACCCTTGATTTTTGCCGCTTTGTGATGCAGCATGAAGCGTTTACCTCAGGGCGTTTTGATACTAAATTTGTAGACCAATATTTTGATGTAGAACAATTCACTGAACTGAAAAAGGATGAAACCTTAGAAAAAGTAGCAGCTTTTGTAGCTTCACATCTGTACCAGCAAAAAAATCATCAGCCGGTCAGGCCTACTCCCGCCTCTGGTAATAACCAGCACGCATGGAAACAAAGAAGGTTCTCCTAA
- a CDS encoding potassium channel family protein, whose protein sequence is MSAGNMIRKIGLKKIKLGRITLGLSLLLFSVLIGMVGFITLEGYSMLEAFYMAIITLSTVGFTEVQTLSDNGRLFTSFYIIFNLGIFAYAISIITTYIVEGEFKDIFHQYMISKRVQRMQNHIIVCGFGRNGTKTCAELLKSQRSFILIEKDVDLVDSFPSNNNFEYIIGDATSDEILLTAGIERAGAIITTLPRDADNVFITLTARELNPKVKIISRATEERASKKLYRAGANQVVMPDAIGGIHMAQLITKPEVIEFLNLLTGVSSEHLKLEDFSYNELKDEFKDKTIMDLDIRRRTGATVIGFKSQRHGFTITPPGDLKITEGDTMIIIGNAQNISAFKKTYG, encoded by the coding sequence ATGAGTGCCGGTAATATGATCCGAAAAATTGGGCTAAAAAAAATAAAGTTAGGCCGTATCACTCTTGGTTTATCATTACTTTTATTTAGTGTACTCATAGGCATGGTAGGCTTCATCACGCTTGAAGGATATTCAATGCTGGAAGCCTTCTATATGGCCATTATCACTTTATCTACAGTAGGTTTTACAGAAGTCCAGACCCTCTCAGACAATGGGCGTCTGTTTACCAGCTTTTATATCATATTTAACCTGGGAATATTTGCTTATGCCATTAGTATTATCACTACCTATATTGTAGAAGGTGAATTCAAAGACATTTTTCATCAATACATGATTAGTAAACGGGTTCAACGTATGCAGAATCATATCATCGTTTGTGGATTTGGCCGAAATGGTACCAAAACCTGTGCTGAGCTATTGAAAAGTCAGCGCTCATTTATTCTCATTGAAAAAGATGTGGATCTGGTAGACAGCTTTCCTTCCAATAATAATTTTGAATATATCATCGGTGATGCTACCAGTGACGAAATACTGCTCACTGCCGGTATAGAGCGGGCAGGGGCAATCATTACCACGCTACCCCGCGATGCCGACAATGTATTCATCACATTAACAGCCCGTGAACTTAACCCCAAAGTAAAGATCATTTCTAGGGCCACCGAAGAAAGAGCTTCTAAAAAACTGTACCGGGCTGGTGCTAACCAGGTGGTGATGCCGGACGCTATAGGAGGTATACACATGGCACAGCTCATTACCAAACCTGAAGTAATAGAATTCCTGAACCTGCTCACCGGAGTAAGTAGTGAGCATTTGAAGCTAGAGGATTTTTCTTACAATGAACTCAAAGACGAATTTAAAGACAAAACCATCATGGACCTTGATATCCGTAGAAGGACTGGCGCAACGGTTATTGGTTTCAAAAGCCAACGCCATGGCTTCACCATTACCCCTCCCGGAGATTTGAAAATCACCGAAGGTGATACGATGATCATCATTGGCAACGCACAAAACATTTCTGCCTTCAAGAAAACTTATGGCTGA
- a CDS encoding DUF4783 domain-containing protein, with product MNVKIIRTFAITLVCWLMLGSVLSNAQNEVINNVRDALKTGSSRELSKYLNNTVEISVNGEKASYSRNQAEFVLKDFFNKYPPQGFRYVHQGSSKEGLKYTVGTYTYDRGEFRVFMLIKQIGGAYLVDKIDFNEE from the coding sequence ATGAATGTAAAGATCATTAGGACGTTTGCGATTACTTTAGTATGCTGGCTGATGTTAGGAAGCGTACTTTCTAATGCCCAGAACGAAGTGATCAATAACGTAAGGGATGCTTTAAAAACAGGGAGCTCAAGAGAACTGAGCAAATACCTCAATAATACTGTAGAGATCAGTGTAAATGGAGAGAAGGCAAGTTATAGTCGTAACCAGGCAGAGTTTGTTCTCAAAGATTTTTTCAATAAATACCCCCCTCAAGGCTTTCGTTATGTGCATCAGGGTTCTTCAAAAGAAGGTTTGAAATATACAGTAGGCACCTACACTTACGACCGGGGTGAGTTTAGAGTTTTTATGTTGATCAAGCAGATAGGAGGAGCCTACCTGGTAGATAAGATTGATTTCAACGAAGAATAA
- a CDS encoding histone H1 — MKRFDQLRDLVMSLEGDFEKFYDKENQAAGTRVRKGMQELKNLAQEIRIEVQDIKNKA; from the coding sequence ATGAAAAGATTTGATCAACTTAGAGATTTAGTAATGTCCCTAGAAGGAGACTTCGAGAAGTTTTACGACAAAGAAAATCAGGCCGCAGGTACCCGCGTAAGAAAGGGGATGCAGGAACTGAAAAATTTGGCGCAAGAAATTAGAATCGAGGTACAGGATATTAAAAACAAAGCTTAG
- the ligA gene encoding NAD-dependent DNA ligase LigA codes for MTAEEAKIKIEELTKKVNYYNHQYYQESASEISDYEFDQLLEELITLENEFPQYRYPDSPSQRVGGTITKDFETVVHDYPMLSLGNTYSREELVEFDKRVAKGLNNQPYEYFCELKFDGVAISLLYENGYLVRAATRGDGIRGDDITYNARTIRTIPLSIKSDDLPSRFEVRGEAFMPRTIFNKLNRLREEEGDALMANPRNAASGSLKMQDSALVAQRQLDCYLYTLVGDDLPVATHAEAIQKLESWNFHISDTYRRCENIDEVFKYINEWEKKRLELPVDTDGIVVKVNNHDQQRVLGSTAKSPRWAIAYKYKAQSASTVLLDIDYQVGRTGAITPVAHLAPVKLAGTTVKRASLHNANEIARLDLRVGDTVFVEKGGEIIPKVTGVDVSKRPRNSQAVQYVENCPACDTLLIRKEGEAQHFCPNIKGCPPQIKGRLEHFIQRKAMDIDSMGKETVALLYEKGLVLTPADLYSLSYDDVFELEGFKDLSTQNLLKGIEDSKKVPFENVLFALGIRYVGKTVAEKLARHFGNITKLENASFDELVNVPEIGERIAQSIIDFFKDQDNRDIVDELKETGLQFEILEEEEQRESNTLAGKSFVVSGVFQSFSREEIKEKVRINGGQIVSAVSGKVDYLLAGENMGPAKRKKAENLNISIISEQDFLNMLNTQKL; via the coding sequence ATGACTGCCGAGGAAGCCAAAATAAAGATAGAAGAGCTAACTAAAAAAGTTAATTATTATAATCATCAGTATTATCAGGAAAGCGCTTCTGAAATCTCTGATTATGAGTTTGATCAACTACTGGAGGAATTGATTACACTGGAAAATGAATTTCCTCAGTATCGCTACCCAGACTCGCCCTCCCAGCGAGTGGGAGGTACCATCACTAAAGATTTTGAGACCGTCGTTCATGACTACCCCATGCTCTCCCTGGGCAATACCTATAGCCGTGAAGAACTCGTTGAATTTGACAAAAGAGTGGCTAAGGGCTTAAATAACCAGCCTTACGAGTACTTTTGCGAACTTAAATTTGATGGCGTAGCCATTAGTCTGCTCTATGAAAATGGCTATCTGGTACGTGCCGCTACTCGTGGTGATGGTATCCGTGGAGATGATATTACTTATAATGCCAGAACTATCCGCACTATTCCTCTCAGCATTAAATCTGATGACTTACCCTCTCGCTTTGAAGTAAGAGGAGAAGCTTTTATGCCTCGTACTATATTTAACAAGCTGAACAGGCTTAGGGAAGAGGAAGGAGACGCCCTCATGGCTAACCCCAGAAATGCAGCTTCCGGTAGCCTCAAAATGCAGGACTCTGCCCTGGTGGCGCAACGCCAGTTGGATTGTTATCTCTACACACTGGTAGGCGATGACTTACCGGTTGCTACCCATGCTGAGGCGATTCAGAAGTTAGAAAGCTGGAACTTCCACATTTCTGATACTTACCGACGTTGCGAAAATATTGACGAGGTCTTCAAATACATTAATGAATGGGAAAAGAAACGCCTGGAACTTCCCGTAGATACTGACGGAATTGTAGTTAAGGTAAACAATCATGATCAACAAAGAGTACTAGGCAGTACTGCCAAAAGTCCTCGTTGGGCCATTGCTTACAAGTACAAAGCACAGAGCGCATCCACCGTATTATTGGACATTGATTACCAGGTAGGTCGTACCGGGGCCATTACACCTGTTGCTCACCTTGCTCCTGTCAAATTGGCTGGCACTACCGTAAAAAGAGCTTCTCTCCACAATGCTAACGAGATTGCGCGTCTGGACCTAAGGGTTGGTGACACAGTATTCGTAGAGAAAGGGGGTGAGATTATTCCTAAAGTAACGGGTGTAGATGTGAGCAAACGGCCACGCAACAGTCAGGCTGTACAATATGTAGAAAATTGCCCTGCCTGTGATACCCTTCTTATACGCAAAGAAGGAGAAGCGCAGCACTTTTGTCCCAATATCAAGGGATGCCCTCCACAGATTAAAGGCAGACTTGAACATTTCATCCAGCGGAAGGCCATGGACATTGATAGTATGGGTAAAGAGACGGTAGCCTTGCTTTATGAGAAAGGCCTCGTGCTTACACCCGCTGACTTGTATAGTCTAAGCTATGATGATGTATTTGAGCTGGAGGGCTTCAAAGATCTCTCTACCCAAAATTTGCTGAAAGGTATAGAAGATTCCAAAAAAGTGCCCTTTGAAAATGTTCTTTTTGCTTTAGGTATCCGTTATGTAGGTAAGACGGTAGCCGAAAAACTTGCTCGCCACTTTGGCAATATTACCAAACTGGAAAACGCCAGTTTTGATGAACTGGTGAACGTCCCTGAAATAGGCGAAAGAATTGCACAGAGCATCATCGACTTTTTTAAAGATCAGGATAATCGTGATATTGTAGATGAGTTAAAAGAGACAGGCTTACAATTTGAGATCTTAGAAGAAGAGGAGCAGAGGGAAAGTAATACATTAGCGGGAAAATCTTTTGTAGTATCCGGTGTATTTCAATCTTTTAGCAGAGAAGAGATCAAAGAGAAAGTACGGATTAATGGAGGACAAATCGTATCGGCAGTTTCGGGAAAAGTGGATTATTTATTGGCAGGAGAGAATATGGGGCCTGCCAAGCGTAAAAAGGCAGAAAATTTGAACATTTCAATTATTTCTGAACAAGATTTCTTAAATATGCTTAACACCCAAAAATTGTAG
- a CDS encoding DUF6913 domain-containing protein, translating into MFMFITRKIIKFQLPGLLKKAQAKHKTVNYDKAQKVGILVTFHDHEKQHAIDEFIDHLVADKKEVQVLCYDKRRARNKIFGYLQFTDKNITLMGKFKDEHVIDFINNDFDYLFHLDLESNEVLDKILALSHAKCRIGNDMEEHRAFYELMIKSDTLTQLCNLMQYYVKIVNVKEEQV; encoded by the coding sequence ATGTTCATGTTCATCACCAGAAAAATCATCAAATTTCAGCTTCCCGGACTCTTGAAAAAGGCTCAGGCTAAGCACAAAACCGTTAACTACGACAAAGCTCAGAAAGTGGGCATACTGGTTACGTTTCATGATCATGAAAAGCAACACGCAATAGATGAGTTTATAGACCATCTGGTAGCTGATAAAAAGGAAGTACAGGTACTTTGTTATGATAAGCGTCGTGCCCGAAATAAGATTTTTGGTTATCTGCAATTTACCGATAAGAACATAACTTTGATGGGTAAATTTAAAGATGAGCATGTAATAGACTTTATCAATAATGATTTCGACTATCTATTTCACCTTGACCTGGAATCTAACGAAGTATTAGATAAAATTTTAGCTTTAAGCCATGCTAAATGTCGGATTGGAAATGATATGGAAGAACATCGGGCCTTTTATGAACTGATGATCAAGTCTGATACTTTAACCCAGCTATGCAATCTTATGCAGTACTACGTTAAGATTGTAAATGTAAAGGAAGAGCAGGTCTGA